The Carassius carassius chromosome 16, fCarCar2.1, whole genome shotgun sequence genome window below encodes:
- the LOC132159791 gene encoding ribonuclease P protein subunit p21-like, whose protein sequence is MAGNIKDKEAYQRLNFLYQAAHCALAQNPENTELARFYCLTQKTISKRLVLRQDPSLKRTICKKCCTLLIPGVTSTVLQKRGPMRQRKTVVRCLSCGLIKQFPNNPKHELWVDQPEAQLENQTSHDAGPSLKSKTQKKKPDIGSAYMTAKTSPTV, encoded by the exons ATGGCCggaaatataaaagataaagaaGCATATCAACGTCTGAACTTCCTCTATCAg GCTGCTCACTGCGCTTTGGCTCAAAATCCAGAGAACACTGAACTGGCAAGATTTTACTGCCTCACTCAGAAGACCATCTCCAAACGACTGGTGCTCAGACA AGATCCATCACTAAAGAGAACCATTTGCAAAAAATGCTGCACTTTACTAATACCAGGAGTCACATCAACTGTACTACAAAAAa GAGGACCGATGCGACAGCGTAAGACTGTTGTGCGATGTTTAAGTTGTGGCCTGATCAAACAGTTTCCAAACAACCCAAAACATGAACTGTGGGTCGATCAACCGGAGGCTCAACTGGAAAACCAGACCTCACATG ATGCTGGTCCTTCATTGAAGTCCAAAACCCAAAAGAAGAAACCTGATATTGGCTCAGCGTACATGACAGCGAAGACTTCGCCTACAGTTTAA